The proteins below are encoded in one region of Acetobacter oryzoeni:
- a CDS encoding Hint domain-containing protein encodes MSDPTQITENVKVPGQVNSSTVTNIDNVYVSGSNSIEVDAGGTATNVSAISGGHGYVYGGTASNWTAQDTGWIGVDSGATLSGLTIDGGYAEVNNGATVDTATVSNPSALNGEGYLIINSGTVNGGTATSGGMIDAKGSSAVANGVTASSGGKLLAEQGTFSNASVGQGGNFTLNGSPASATSTVVNGGELDVGAGASVASTTLNSIPFESSGVISNAGSMLSTTISAGNLWVLAGGTVDETTLANGSATLYVDSNASAFHTTINGGSAIVKGLLSGGTMGDGGYFDVNDNWVDAGQIRVFSGGVLADISSAKNITIGYGASAYNIEFSSGNNDISGASINGTEVSAYLSGGSIINGSLEVDRGGVVSGIRVLGTDADNTGTIQVTNGTVYNAVTSGYGNLTITNTGSVYNLSANGGGITMSGGFLSGGTFENGGTMTVSAGTVSNVTLGSGGHGFINGGTQWVKSGVAIDTIVSGGTLNVQSGGVTSGTMVTGDGSGDDFEGVGGKGSGTSISATIGTGGFQYIYSNGTASALTVENGGASYITSGGTLSGATVSSGGKIGLSAGAILAGTLSLQNGGTATIYSDAGGTIVMDGDTNTGLVISGLTEGGIVTTVISGFNGTTGGDSDGIVLAGIKQGDVHDVAYDSNDPNQVWINLTNGHAIGLTIEGVSSHGNALVVGDNNNLVYEVCFLAGSMIRTSESDVAVEDLQIGDDVIAFDWRNNTDVIREVVWIGKARATVRPELSDDEAGWPVRILKDAVSDGVPYKDMLITAEHCLFFKDRFVPVRMLVNGASIFYDKSITSYDYYHVETEQHSVITADGMLTESYLDTGNRSSFRQEGTIVTLRGSVKSWIDDAGAPLEVDRSFVESLFHALKWRENSVAGCQIPAETVEITNDPDLHLITQMGAVIRPMRRTANRYSFMLPSETHSVRILSRASRPSDVIGPFVDDRRYMGVAVAEVQLQCAKKLCDITAHLQEKMLVGWHDTDWTDCAWTDGDAELPLGDHLTHGEMGILSITVRAAGPYHVRTKQTVASAFKSA; translated from the coding sequence ATGAGTGATCCGACTCAAATTACCGAGAATGTAAAAGTTCCCGGACAGGTAAATAGTAGCACTGTTACAAACATAGATAACGTTTATGTATCCGGCAGTAATAGTATTGAAGTCGATGCTGGTGGGACGGCAACAAATGTTAGCGCCATTTCTGGTGGCCACGGTTATGTTTACGGCGGTACAGCTTCAAACTGGACAGCTCAAGATACTGGCTGGATTGGTGTAGATAGCGGCGCTACGCTAAGTGGCCTGACTATAGATGGCGGATATGCCGAGGTTAACAACGGCGCTACCGTTGATACAGCCACAGTTTCCAATCCATCTGCTCTTAACGGAGAAGGCTATCTTATCATCAATAGTGGCACCGTAAACGGTGGTACCGCTACGTCTGGCGGCATGATTGATGCTAAGGGTTCAAGCGCTGTTGCTAACGGTGTTACGGCCAGTTCTGGCGGTAAACTTCTGGCAGAGCAGGGCACTTTTAGCAATGCATCTGTAGGGCAGGGTGGTAATTTCACGCTAAATGGTAGCCCTGCCAGTGCTACAAGTACAGTGGTAAATGGTGGTGAACTTGATGTTGGTGCTGGTGCCAGCGTGGCGTCAACAACCTTGAATTCTATTCCATTTGAATCAAGCGGCGTAATTTCCAATGCAGGTAGTATGCTCAGCACGACGATAAGTGCTGGAAACCTGTGGGTTTTAGCGGGAGGTACGGTGGATGAGACGACACTCGCAAATGGGTCTGCAACCCTTTATGTCGATAGTAATGCGAGTGCTTTTCACACAACCATAAACGGCGGGTCTGCAATTGTTAAAGGTCTTTTGTCCGGCGGAACAATGGGAGACGGTGGATATTTTGATGTAAATGATAACTGGGTTGATGCGGGACAAATAAGAGTTTTTTCAGGTGGTGTTCTTGCCGATATTAGTTCCGCTAAGAATATCACTATTGGGTATGGTGCTTCTGCATATAATATAGAGTTCTCATCTGGAAATAACGATATTAGTGGGGCGTCTATTAATGGCACTGAAGTTTCAGCATATCTTTCCGGTGGTTCCATTATCAACGGGTCACTTGAGGTTGATCGGGGAGGTGTCGTTTCTGGCATACGGGTGTTGGGCACTGACGCCGATAATACAGGTACAATTCAGGTTACTAATGGAACAGTCTATAACGCTGTAACAAGCGGTTACGGCAATCTTACCATAACTAATACAGGCAGTGTTTATAACCTTTCAGCAAATGGCGGTGGGATTACAATGAGTGGTGGCTTCCTGTCTGGAGGTACATTCGAAAATGGTGGCACAATGACTGTATCGGCAGGTACAGTTAGCAATGTTACGCTTGGTAGTGGTGGGCATGGGTTTATAAATGGCGGTACGCAGTGGGTAAAAAGCGGTGTAGCTATAGATACTATTGTTTCTGGCGGCACTCTTAACGTTCAGAGTGGTGGTGTAACATCCGGAACAATGGTGACGGGAGATGGCTCGGGCGATGATTTTGAGGGTGTCGGGGGAAAGGGCTCAGGTACGTCCATTAGTGCAACGATTGGGACGGGGGGTTTCCAGTATATTTATTCTAATGGAACCGCCAGCGCACTCACTGTTGAAAATGGCGGTGCGTCTTATATCACTTCCGGAGGAACATTAAGCGGCGCTACGGTGAGTTCCGGCGGGAAAATTGGGCTTTCTGCTGGTGCAATATTGGCAGGCACACTCTCTCTTCAGAATGGTGGCACAGCAACGATTTATTCCGATGCTGGTGGGACCATTGTCATGGATGGCGACACGAATACTGGTCTGGTTATTTCCGGCCTTACAGAAGGTGGTATTGTTACTACTGTCATTTCTGGCTTTAATGGCACCACTGGTGGAGATTCAGACGGCATTGTACTGGCCGGTATCAAACAAGGTGATGTTCACGACGTTGCCTACGATTCAAATGATCCTAATCAAGTCTGGATTAATCTGACAAATGGCCATGCAATTGGCTTAACTATTGAAGGTGTCTCAAGCCACGGAAATGCTTTGGTTGTTGGTGATAATAATAATCTTGTTTACGAAGTCTGCTTTCTTGCAGGTAGCATGATCCGTACGTCAGAGAGCGATGTGGCAGTCGAAGATCTCCAGATTGGTGATGATGTGATCGCTTTTGACTGGAGAAACAACACGGACGTTATCCGTGAAGTTGTCTGGATTGGTAAAGCGCGTGCGACAGTGCGTCCTGAACTTTCTGATGATGAGGCAGGCTGGCCGGTTCGTATTCTTAAAGACGCCGTTTCTGATGGCGTTCCGTATAAGGATATGCTGATTACGGCTGAACACTGCCTGTTCTTCAAAGACCGTTTTGTGCCTGTTCGGATGCTGGTGAATGGTGCATCAATTTTTTACGATAAGTCCATCACATCCTATGACTACTATCATGTGGAAACAGAGCAGCATTCCGTCATCACCGCGGATGGCATGCTGACCGAAAGTTATCTAGATACAGGCAACCGTTCTTCCTTCCGTCAGGAAGGCACGATCGTGACACTGCGTGGTTCTGTGAAAAGCTGGATTGACGATGCAGGCGCTCCTTTGGAGGTAGACCGGTCTTTTGTGGAATCCTTGTTCCATGCTCTGAAATGGCGTGAAAACAGTGTTGCTGGTTGCCAAATTCCGGCTGAAACTGTTGAGATAACTAACGATCCAGATCTGCATCTGATCACGCAGATGGGTGCTGTAATCCGGCCCATGCGCAGGACGGCTAATCGTTACAGCTTTATGTTACCATCTGAAACGCATTCTGTGCGGATCCTCTCGCGTGCCAGCCGCCCGTCTGACGTCATTGGTCCTTTTGTCGATGATCGTCGTTATATGGGGGTTGCTGTTGCAGAGGTGCAGCTTCAGTGTGCTAAAAAGTTGTGCGATATCACAGCCCACCTTCAGGAAAAGATGCTTGTTGGCTGGCATGACACGGATTGGACAGACTGTGCCTGGACTGATGGGGATGCCGAGCTTCCATTGGGTGATCATCTGACGCATGGCGAAATGGGGATTTTGTCCATTACTGTGCGTGCTGCTGGCCCTTATCATGTCCGCACTAAACAGACTGTCGCGTCCGCATTCAAATCAGCATAA
- a CDS encoding autotransporter strand-loop-strand O-heptosyltransferase: protein MTEKTTVTSHPTTTQAPPYPTAAALPTQQAPKNIRFDFNEGCRVHLPLLEETEGTWRVELTDLDTGNVLFAQAGLNQALVRSSKRWYVRFGITVWQDVTSEDGKTTSIQVFSHAYDSKDKQVLIVFPIGTLGDTLAWMPYAARFAEVRQSQVTCAMSELLIPLFQDAYPHINFVTHDDVRAQKLTEQAYATYYLGLFFDDAACNWQPSDFRLVGLHKTAAYILGVAPEEEPAKISFPDEGRPIEEPYVCIAAQASSQCKYWNNPTGWDEVIKWLKTQGYRVVCIDQKTVHGTGIVWNHIPYGAEDQTGSRPLTERARWLKHAAFFIGLGSGLSWLAWSAGTPVVMIAGFSHPITEFETPFRIINWHTCNSCWNDPKERFDHHDFLWCPRHANTPRQFECTRLITAQQVIRAVKTIIYKR from the coding sequence ATGACTGAGAAAACGACTGTAACCAGTCATCCCACAACAACACAAGCGCCTCCATATCCCACGGCCGCAGCACTTCCCACGCAGCAAGCCCCCAAGAATATTCGGTTTGATTTTAATGAAGGATGCCGGGTTCACCTCCCCTTGCTAGAAGAAACAGAAGGCACTTGGCGCGTTGAGCTTACAGATCTGGATACCGGAAATGTTTTGTTCGCACAGGCAGGGTTGAACCAAGCACTCGTTCGCTCATCCAAGCGTTGGTATGTACGGTTTGGCATTACAGTTTGGCAGGATGTCACTTCAGAAGACGGAAAAACCACTAGCATACAGGTTTTCTCCCACGCTTACGATTCAAAAGATAAGCAGGTACTCATCGTATTTCCTATTGGAACATTGGGGGATACGTTGGCATGGATGCCGTATGCGGCACGTTTTGCTGAGGTGCGACAATCGCAGGTAACATGCGCCATGTCCGAGCTTCTGATTCCGTTATTTCAGGATGCTTACCCGCACATCAATTTTGTGACGCATGATGATGTGCGGGCCCAAAAACTGACAGAGCAGGCTTATGCCACTTATTACCTGGGCCTCTTTTTTGATGATGCTGCGTGTAACTGGCAGCCCTCAGACTTTCGTTTGGTAGGCTTGCACAAGACAGCAGCTTACATTTTGGGAGTGGCTCCCGAGGAAGAACCAGCAAAAATCAGTTTTCCAGATGAGGGCCGTCCTATTGAGGAACCTTATGTCTGTATTGCAGCTCAGGCATCATCTCAATGCAAATACTGGAACAATCCAACGGGATGGGACGAAGTTATTAAATGGCTGAAAACCCAAGGATACCGGGTGGTCTGCATTGACCAGAAAACCGTACATGGCACGGGTATTGTCTGGAATCACATTCCGTATGGTGCAGAAGACCAAACAGGCAGTCGCCCTCTGACAGAACGCGCGCGTTGGCTGAAACATGCTGCGTTCTTTATCGGTTTGGGGTCTGGCTTGTCTTGGCTTGCGTGGTCTGCAGGAACCCCTGTGGTGATGATTGCTGGCTTCAGCCACCCCATAACCGAATTCGAAACGCCTTTCCGTATCATCAACTGGCACACCTGTAACTCCTGCTGGAATGATCCGAAAGAGCGTTTTGATCACCACGATTTTTTGTGGTGCCCGCGGCATGCAAATACGCCGCGTCAGTTTGAATGCACACGTCTCATTACTGCTCAGCAAGTTATTCGCGCAGTAAAAACAATTATTTATAAAAGGTAG
- a CDS encoding Hint domain-containing protein: MTDITSDTTIGGNSSNATELNGGTVVSGARLFVSSGGTATHVSATINGYINVCDGGNAVSSYLSGSDPTTSAAATLNVSSGGNASFTSAVSGANIIVYSDGTTDHDIAGAGGQETVSGTATNLTVNNGHAYLSKGGSGANWTAENGGWIGVYDGGTLTSVTVTDANTYVDVQGGQVTNATVTSSGILQIENGVTVSVISATSGGSIQVSSGGTATDATIGTGGVLDVANGGSSISATLSESDATFSLSGSASDTTVSAGAVNVYKGGVLTSTTVQSGIVTLSGGSASHVSATNGSGGIIVGGTDSSGNVISGSLTSATLASGGYVHISAGGTATSDVVSSGGTEYVDKGGNSISAQIVTSNANIIVSAGGSATDATIVSGYATVYDSGTMVGGSIQSGIITVSGGVVSNVTADNGGGFDVSGGSVSGLQLNTGGFVNLYDGGSATDITGSGSNLSSGGNGGINISGGTLTSASFQDGSTLSATGGTITSATFNSNGYGFASNASLTDTHINPNGNLVVYAGATTTNTVVDGTGAEENSTFEAISAGGSSINATIENGGYQYANASATIINPTAKNGGNIIIHSQGILSGATISQGGSLSIESGGQLNGTVTLQDGGKATIYPDGGGVINLGGDDNTGLVISGLTSDPTSDVVVSTEIDDFTGSTAGSSDGIELAGLKASDVTAVTVNTDDAVLTLTNGKTVTLNIKGAGSVGYNISESAEDGSLIYEVCFLSGSMIRTSEGDVAVEDIQIGDQVVAFDWKNNKDITRPVVWVGKAHANVRPGLPDDEAGYPVRVLKDAISDGVPYKDMLITSEHCLFFEGRFVPVRMLVNGTSIFYDKSITSYDYYHVETDQHSVITADGMLTESYLDTGNRHAFRQKGKIAALRIHTKSWEDNAGAPLCVERSFVESLFHKLKVRENTVLGCAVPTEQAELTEDPNLHLVTQAGAVIRPVRQEDQRYSFMLPANTQSVRIVSHASRPADVIGPFVDDRRQMGVAVADVYFITAKKLHPVTTHLQADKPEGWYDTDWTDCAWTNGNAVLPLGDFTKGNMGLLSMTIRAKGPYLRNTQLKSNTKKQSA; the protein is encoded by the coding sequence ATGACGGATATTACGTCTGATACCACTATTGGTGGGAATAGTAGTAATGCCACGGAGCTAAACGGTGGCACAGTTGTTAGCGGCGCTCGGCTTTTTGTTAGCTCAGGTGGGACAGCTACACATGTCAGCGCTACGATTAATGGATATATAAATGTTTGTGATGGGGGGAATGCGGTCAGTTCCTATCTGTCCGGTAGTGATCCTACGACCAGTGCAGCAGCAACACTGAATGTATCATCCGGAGGCAATGCAAGCTTTACTTCAGCAGTAAGCGGCGCAAACATCATTGTCTATTCAGATGGTACAACTGATCATGATATTGCTGGCGCAGGCGGACAGGAAACTGTCTCCGGCACAGCAACGAATCTGACAGTTAATAACGGTCATGCCTATCTCTCTAAGGGTGGCAGTGGCGCCAACTGGACTGCTGAAAACGGTGGCTGGATCGGTGTATATGATGGCGGCACGTTAACCAGTGTTACAGTAACTGATGCGAATACATACGTCGATGTTCAGGGTGGGCAGGTCACCAATGCCACGGTTACCAGTAGTGGCATTCTTCAGATTGAAAATGGCGTAACCGTTTCTGTTATTAGTGCTACATCTGGTGGTTCCATCCAGGTTTCGAGTGGCGGCACAGCTACAGACGCTACCATTGGCACAGGTGGCGTTCTGGACGTTGCCAATGGTGGCTCAAGCATTTCTGCCACGCTTAGTGAATCGGATGCTACATTTAGTCTTTCTGGATCTGCTTCTGATACAACAGTTTCTGCCGGCGCTGTAAATGTTTATAAGGGCGGCGTACTTACCAGCACTACAGTTCAGAGTGGTATTGTCACTCTCTCTGGTGGCAGCGCTTCTCATGTAAGCGCAACAAATGGTAGCGGCGGCATTATTGTTGGTGGAACTGATAGTAGTGGCAATGTTATTAGTGGCAGTTTAACATCTGCAACGCTTGCCAGTGGTGGATATGTCCATATTTCTGCTGGTGGCACTGCAACTTCTGATGTCGTTTCCAGCGGCGGTACGGAGTATGTAGACAAGGGCGGCAACAGTATTTCCGCTCAAATTGTCACCTCAAATGCCAATATCATTGTATCAGCCGGTGGTTCGGCCACCGATGCAACAATCGTCAGTGGCTACGCAACAGTTTACGATAGCGGAACCATGGTGGGCGGTTCCATTCAAAGTGGAATTATCACTGTTTCCGGTGGTGTTGTTTCCAATGTAACGGCTGACAATGGCGGGGGTTTTGATGTTTCCGGTGGGAGCGTTTCTGGCCTTCAGCTGAATACAGGTGGCTTTGTTAACCTTTACGATGGCGGCTCTGCTACGGATATTACTGGCAGCGGAAGCAATCTTAGTAGCGGTGGAAATGGTGGTATAAATATTTCTGGTGGCACACTTACGAGTGCATCTTTTCAAGATGGAAGCACTCTGAGTGCCACAGGCGGGACGATTACAAGCGCTACATTCAATAGCAATGGTTACGGCTTTGCGTCCAATGCATCTCTGACAGACACACATATTAATCCGAACGGCAATCTGGTTGTTTATGCTGGCGCCACAACAACCAATACAGTGGTAGATGGCACGGGGGCTGAGGAGAACTCTACTTTCGAAGCAATCTCGGCTGGCGGTAGCTCTATTAATGCCACAATCGAAAATGGTGGCTACCAATATGCGAACGCAAGTGCCACAATTATTAACCCGACCGCTAAAAATGGCGGGAATATCATCATTCATTCCCAAGGTATCTTAAGTGGTGCGACAATTTCTCAAGGTGGGTCATTAAGCATTGAAAGTGGCGGCCAGCTAAACGGTACTGTTACTCTGCAAGATGGTGGGAAAGCAACAATCTATCCAGATGGCGGCGGCGTTATCAATTTGGGTGGAGACGACAACACGGGCTTGGTTATTTCTGGTCTGACTTCAGATCCGACATCTGATGTTGTCGTCAGCACAGAAATTGATGATTTTACTGGGAGTACTGCAGGTAGCTCTGATGGGATTGAGCTGGCAGGACTGAAAGCTTCTGACGTTACTGCAGTAACAGTCAATACAGATGACGCTGTTCTGACCCTCACGAATGGTAAAACCGTTACTCTTAATATCAAGGGGGCCGGGAGCGTAGGATATAATATTTCTGAGTCGGCCGAAGATGGCTCTCTGATTTACGAAGTCTGTTTCCTGTCTGGCAGTATGATCCGGACCTCAGAAGGCGATGTAGCGGTTGAAGATATCCAGATTGGTGATCAAGTCGTTGCCTTTGATTGGAAAAACAACAAGGACATCACGCGCCCTGTCGTATGGGTGGGCAAAGCACATGCAAATGTTCGTCCTGGCTTACCGGATGACGAGGCAGGTTACCCTGTACGTGTTCTTAAAGATGCCATTTCTGATGGTGTGCCCTACAAGGACATGCTGATTACGTCTGAACATTGCCTGTTCTTTGAAGGTAGATTTGTGCCCGTTCGTATGCTGGTGAATGGTACTTCAATTTTCTATGACAAGTCCATTACCTCTTACGATTACTATCATGTGGAAACAGATCAGCATTCTGTCATCACAGCCGATGGCATGTTGACTGAAAGTTATCTGGATACAGGTAATCGTCATGCGTTCCGTCAGAAAGGCAAAATTGCAGCTTTGCGCATTCATACCAAAAGTTGGGAAGATAATGCCGGGGCTCCGCTGTGTGTCGAGCGCTCCTTTGTAGAGTCTCTGTTTCACAAGCTGAAGGTGCGTGAAAACACTGTGCTTGGGTGTGCTGTGCCAACAGAGCAGGCCGAATTGACGGAAGATCCCAATCTCCATCTAGTAACACAGGCAGGAGCAGTTATTCGTCCGGTAAGGCAGGAAGACCAGCGTTACAGCTTTATGCTGCCCGCCAATACGCAGTCTGTACGCATTGTTTCACACGCCAGTCGCCCAGCTGATGTGATCGGACCGTTTGTGGATGATCGACGTCAGATGGGTGTGGCTGTAGCGGACGTATACTTTATTACGGCCAAAAAACTGCATCCCGTGACGACGCATCTTCAGGCAGACAAGCCGGAAGGTTGGTATGATACAGACTGGACAGATTGCGCATGGACAAACGGCAATGCCGTGCTGCCATTGGGTGATTTCACCAAAGGGAATATGGGCCTTCTCTCCATGACCATCCGTGCAAAAGGACCATATCTGCGCAATACGCAGCTGAAATCTAACACCAAAAAACAGTCTGCTTAA
- a CDS encoding IS5 family transposase, with product MKQPDFFDVEERLTRLSGLGNQLETCFRTVNFEAFRTDLDKNLAYSDRSKGGRPPFDPVLMFKILVIQTLNNLSDDRTEYLINDRLSFMRFLGLGHSDRVPNAKTIWLFRERLTEAGAIQQLFERFDATLRNAGYLPMSGQILDATLVAAPKQRNTNGEKEDLREGRIPQDWQDKPAKLSHKDRHARWTLKFTKAKRQDDGTLPATDLAIPFFGYKSHVSIDRKFRLIRKWKTTDAAVSDGARLREDLLDKTNTASTVWADTAYRSKANEDFMEKEGFVSKVHTKKPHLKPMPRHIQRSNAGKSVIRSRVEHVFADQKSQTGLFVRTVGITRATMRIGLANIVYNMRRFLFLEKLNAGT from the coding sequence ATGAAACAGCCCGATTTCTTTGATGTTGAAGAGCGGCTTACCCGATTAAGCGGGCTAGGAAATCAGCTTGAAACATGTTTCCGGACCGTGAATTTTGAGGCGTTCCGCACTGATCTGGACAAAAATCTGGCCTATTCAGACAGGAGCAAAGGCGGTCGTCCGCCGTTTGATCCGGTGCTGATGTTCAAAATCCTGGTCATCCAGACGCTGAACAATCTGTCCGATGACCGAACGGAGTATCTGATCAATGACCGTCTCTCTTTCATGCGCTTTCTTGGTCTGGGGCATTCGGACCGCGTTCCGAATGCCAAAACGATCTGGTTGTTTCGTGAGCGTCTGACCGAGGCAGGCGCCATCCAGCAGCTGTTCGAGCGCTTTGACGCCACCCTGCGTAACGCTGGGTATCTGCCGATGTCCGGCCAGATCCTGGATGCCACGCTGGTGGCAGCGCCAAAGCAGCGCAATACCAACGGGGAGAAAGAGGATCTTCGTGAAGGGCGGATCCCACAGGACTGGCAGGACAAGCCGGCAAAGCTGTCCCACAAGGACAGGCACGCCCGCTGGACGCTGAAATTCACGAAGGCGAAGCGTCAGGATGACGGGACGCTCCCGGCCACGGACCTCGCCATTCCGTTCTTTGGTTACAAATCACATGTTTCCATCGATCGAAAGTTTCGACTGATCCGGAAATGGAAGACGACGGATGCCGCTGTCAGTGATGGTGCCAGACTGCGCGAGGACCTGCTGGATAAAACCAATACGGCCTCAACGGTCTGGGCCGACACCGCGTATCGCTCGAAAGCCAATGAGGACTTCATGGAAAAGGAGGGCTTTGTCTCGAAGGTTCACACGAAAAAGCCGCATCTCAAGCCTATGCCACGCCATATCCAACGGTCCAATGCAGGGAAGTCGGTGATCCGCTCGCGTGTCGAGCATGTCTTTGCCGATCAGAAATCACAGACAGGGCTGTTCGTCCGAACAGTGGGTATCACCCGGGCCACAATGAGGATCGGTCTGGCCAATATTGTCTACAACATGCGCCGCTTCCTCTTCCTCGAGAAGTTGAATGCGGGCACGTAG
- a CDS encoding helix-turn-helix domain-containing protein: MDVETEKTLFTLSLLPAYGFSEKAQPIGWRRVMVTCPIFGDDMLEERVISLFRRLGHDGRGVTLTSLQTYTGVSETRLRALLASLVQRGKLAPAGCDPLASDFACRLPLSAKNARSTSIAA; the protein is encoded by the coding sequence ATGGATGTCGAAACTGAAAAGACTCTATTTACGCTATCGCTGCTTCCTGCGTACGGTTTCTCGGAAAAGGCGCAACCGATTGGATGGAGGCGTGTGATGGTAACATGTCCCATCTTTGGTGATGATATGCTGGAAGAGCGTGTCATCTCCTTGTTTCGCCGTCTGGGCCATGATGGACGGGGCGTAACTCTGACATCACTCCAGACCTATACCGGCGTCTCTGAGACTAGACTTCGTGCCTTGCTGGCAAGTCTCGTCCAGAGGGGTAAACTTGCCCCAGCTGGGTGCGATCCTCTGGCTTCTGATTTTGCGTGCCGTTTGCCATTATCTGCAAAAAACGCGCGATCGACATCGATAGCGGCGTAA
- a CDS encoding tyrosine-type recombinase/integrase, which produces MLDTLHITGSWPVLRSYVLEQVDRLTCQRLNDPQASIDILRPILSTAHFSPPLPVLIAGSALPDGSFLPDTELPRRAEHAAAAGETVKAIFPTLPSGYQIELALEIDCEKLAFVATLVSSKISSNSGPRAEKEDTSKILPPAPIGQAPANVTRWFSAFCEIDIPEHDGRLETSQAAVGAFLQHGKSANTRRAYRSAIKGWCAWTNRHGLPALPARSTDVATYLADLALRGRKPTTIELHRAALRYLHHIAQLPIPTAQALVTETVAGIHRSPGKEMPRQVKGLTWDMMCEVIDAIPMTTLVDARDRAILLIGYGGALRRSELASIQLEYVTLDDDYMRITLPQSKGDKQNKGTVVVIPRGITRFCPVRAWETWLRLSGLKPRKKTANDHSTTAAFPRIWSPAASKLGASPPLPKIGTQSLSDWSVAKIIKRRCLAAGLEGDFSGHSLRRGAITTGAQDNYDLMALKRFSRHRDYRVLEAYIEDDQALTRHPGKSRF; this is translated from the coding sequence ATGCTTGATACCCTGCATATAACTGGCTCCTGGCCGGTTTTACGTTCTTATGTTCTTGAGCAGGTAGATCGTCTGACCTGCCAACGTCTGAATGATCCCCAGGCCTCAATTGATATTTTGCGGCCTATTCTCTCGACGGCACATTTTTCCCCACCGCTTCCTGTGTTGATCGCCGGCAGTGCACTTCCCGATGGATCCTTCCTGCCAGATACCGAATTGCCCCGCCGTGCGGAACATGCCGCCGCTGCAGGAGAAACTGTCAAGGCGATCTTTCCTACTTTGCCTTCTGGCTATCAGATCGAACTGGCGTTGGAAATTGACTGCGAAAAACTGGCGTTCGTTGCCACATTGGTGTCATCCAAGATCAGCAGTAACAGTGGCCCACGAGCCGAGAAAGAAGACACTTCAAAGATTCTGCCTCCCGCACCTATCGGGCAGGCTCCAGCCAACGTAACACGCTGGTTTTCAGCATTTTGCGAAATCGATATACCAGAGCACGATGGGCGGCTTGAAACATCGCAAGCAGCTGTGGGAGCATTCTTGCAACATGGCAAGTCCGCAAATACGCGGCGTGCCTATCGTTCAGCTATTAAGGGATGGTGTGCCTGGACAAACCGTCATGGTCTCCCTGCCCTGCCCGCACGCAGCACAGATGTGGCGACCTATCTCGCAGATCTTGCGCTCCGTGGTCGCAAGCCGACGACGATCGAACTGCATCGTGCAGCACTTCGCTACCTCCATCACATCGCTCAACTTCCTATCCCGACTGCCCAGGCTTTGGTCACGGAAACAGTGGCTGGTATCCATCGATCTCCTGGCAAGGAAATGCCGCGGCAGGTCAAAGGTCTGACATGGGACATGATGTGCGAAGTGATTGATGCAATCCCGATGACCACATTGGTAGACGCACGCGATCGAGCAATCCTCCTGATCGGTTATGGTGGGGCGTTACGACGCTCGGAGTTGGCGTCTATTCAGCTTGAATACGTCACTCTGGATGATGACTACATGCGGATTACGCTCCCTCAATCCAAGGGCGATAAGCAGAACAAGGGCACTGTGGTCGTTATTCCCCGTGGTATTACGCGCTTTTGTCCGGTTCGTGCGTGGGAGACGTGGTTACGGCTATCAGGTCTTAAACCGCGCAAGAAAACGGCAAACGACCATTCCACGACAGCGGCCTTTCCACGCATCTGGTCTCCTGCGGCCTCGAAACTAGGTGCGTCACCCCCTCTCCCGAAAATTGGCACACAAAGTCTCTCTGACTGGTCTGTGGCCAAGATCATCAAACGACGATGCCTTGCCGCCGGCCTCGAAGGAGACTTTAGCGGACATAGTCTGCGTCGTGGGGCCATCACGACGGGGGCGCAAGACAATTACGATCTGATGGCGCTCAAGCGTTTCTCGCGTCACCGGGATTACCGTGTCCTGGAAGCTTATATTGAGGATGATCAGGCTCTAACCCGACATCCAGGAAAAAGTCGGTTTTGA